One Mycolicibacterium goodii genomic region harbors:
- a CDS encoding SDR family oxidoreductase, with protein MTSRRVLISGASKGIGRATADRLAADGHQPIGLARTSSPDFPGKMFEVDLSDRKATDEALAVVLADGPIEAVVNNVAGARFGRIGEIDLDQLFETYDMTMRIAVQVTQAVLPGMLDAGWGRIVNVTSLTTQGTPLRSPYAAAKAALETVTRTWAGELATSGITVNAVAPGPTETEMYRERSPQGSELERKFLEHIPMRRVGKPREIAHAIASLIHDDASYITGQIVRVDGGGSVSGAW; from the coding sequence ATGACATCACGACGGGTTCTGATCAGCGGTGCCTCGAAGGGAATCGGCAGGGCGACCGCGGACCGTCTCGCCGCCGACGGTCATCAACCGATCGGCCTCGCGCGCACGTCGTCGCCGGACTTCCCGGGGAAGATGTTCGAGGTCGACCTGAGCGACCGCAAGGCCACCGACGAGGCCCTGGCCGTGGTGCTGGCCGACGGCCCGATCGAGGCGGTGGTGAACAACGTCGCGGGCGCGCGGTTCGGGCGCATCGGCGAGATCGACCTGGACCAGTTGTTCGAGACGTACGACATGACGATGCGGATCGCCGTCCAGGTCACCCAGGCGGTCTTGCCGGGCATGCTCGACGCGGGCTGGGGTCGCATCGTCAACGTCACGAGCCTGACCACCCAGGGCACCCCGCTGCGCTCGCCGTACGCCGCGGCGAAGGCTGCCCTGGAAACCGTGACGCGGACGTGGGCCGGCGAACTGGCCACGTCGGGCATCACCGTCAACGCGGTCGCGCCGGGGCCGACCGAGACCGAGATGTACCGCGAGCGCAGCCCGCAGGGTTCGGAGTTGGAGCGCAAGTTCCTCGAACACATCCCGATGCGCCGCGTGGGAAAACCGCGCGAGATCGCGCACGCGATCGCGTCACTCATCCACGATGACGCCAGCTACATCACGGGCCAGATCGTCCGCGTCGACGGCGGCGGCAGCGTCAGCGGAGCGTGGTGA
- a CDS encoding exodeoxyribonuclease III has protein sequence MRLATWNVNSIRTRVGRVTDWLARAEVDVLAMQETKCSDDKFPAMPFLELGYEVAYHGLNQWNGVAIASRVGLDDVQLGFDDQPAWEASAEARALAATCGGVRVWSLYVPNGRTVDSPHYAYKLEWLAALRDNAQKWLADDPQAQIALTGDWNIAPTDEDVWDMDFFAGSTHVTEKERAAFRAIVDTQFADVVRPFTPGPGVYTYWDYTQLRFPKRQGMRIDFILGSPALAQRVGHAEIVREERKGKSPSDHAPVLVELN, from the coding sequence ATGCGGCTGGCCACCTGGAACGTCAACTCGATCCGCACACGCGTCGGCCGGGTCACCGACTGGCTCGCCCGTGCCGAGGTCGACGTGCTGGCCATGCAGGAGACCAAGTGCTCCGACGACAAGTTCCCGGCCATGCCGTTCCTCGAGCTCGGGTACGAGGTGGCATATCACGGCCTCAACCAGTGGAACGGCGTCGCGATCGCATCCCGGGTCGGCCTCGACGATGTGCAGCTCGGGTTCGACGACCAACCCGCGTGGGAGGCCTCGGCCGAGGCGCGCGCCCTCGCCGCGACGTGCGGCGGGGTCCGGGTGTGGAGCCTGTACGTCCCCAATGGGCGCACGGTCGATTCACCGCATTACGCCTACAAACTCGAATGGCTCGCGGCGTTGCGGGACAACGCCCAGAAATGGCTGGCCGACGATCCGCAGGCGCAAATCGCGCTGACCGGAGACTGGAATATCGCCCCCACGGATGAGGACGTGTGGGACATGGACTTCTTCGCCGGTTCTACGCATGTCACCGAAAAGGAACGCGCCGCATTCCGGGCGATCGTCGACACCCAGTTCGCCGACGTGGTCCGGCCGTTCACGCCCGGGCCCGGGGTGTACACCTACTGGGACTACACCCAGCTGCGGTTTCCCAAGCGTCAGGGTATGCGGATCGATTTCATCCTCGGTTCACCCGCGTTGGCGCAGCGCGTCGGGCACGCCGAAATCGTCCGTGAGGAGCGCAAAGGGAAGTCTCCGAGCGATCATGCACCGGTTCTGGTCGAACTGAACTGA
- a CDS encoding MPT63 family protein, protein MKISRLTIAAAAALAISAAAGTTGMATAFAEAAQAAQAAQASPLGSPATLANGDVVQAWTISDLKPSSDPIPYAVRGTLWEATATDEAVRGSVIPIVSNLNARTAGGENYRVLFQVATPQGVNPSTLAQGQKTTGKIYFDVTGEAPTSVVYNDGERDLLTWSQTSSSATSPRPAATGSGTTVSTPARTMPVTPAAPASNAPATELAPESPAVAPTGTAPAATPGAGAAATDIPGSTVPPVAEDATPEQLGAPLPQDTVSPGESVGTPLPAAVQQAPAAPAAPAPAPAAPAPGALEAPAAPPAPAATAPAPGGPPAAPVTPAPADGATTPTVPAGSDAPLTAGGIPTLVPAANVPTP, encoded by the coding sequence ATGAAGATCTCACGATTGACCATCGCCGCCGCGGCCGCACTCGCCATTTCGGCGGCCGCGGGGACGACAGGAATGGCGACCGCGTTCGCCGAGGCGGCACAGGCTGCACAGGCCGCACAGGCCAGCCCGCTCGGCAGTCCGGCCACGCTCGCGAACGGCGACGTGGTGCAGGCCTGGACCATCAGCGACCTCAAGCCGAGTTCGGACCCGATCCCGTACGCCGTGCGCGGAACCCTGTGGGAGGCCACGGCCACCGACGAAGCGGTTCGGGGTTCGGTGATCCCGATCGTGTCGAACCTCAACGCCAGGACCGCTGGCGGCGAGAACTATCGCGTGTTGTTCCAGGTGGCCACACCGCAAGGCGTCAACCCGTCGACGCTCGCACAGGGCCAGAAGACCACGGGCAAGATCTATTTCGACGTCACCGGTGAAGCACCGACCAGCGTCGTCTACAACGACGGTGAGCGGGATCTGCTGACCTGGTCACAGACTTCTTCGTCGGCCACATCGCCGCGTCCGGCGGCAACCGGATCGGGAACGACGGTGTCCACCCCGGCCCGCACGATGCCGGTCACGCCGGCCGCACCCGCGTCGAACGCCCCCGCCACCGAGCTCGCGCCCGAGTCGCCCGCCGTCGCACCCACAGGCACCGCCCCGGCCGCCACACCCGGCGCCGGCGCCGCCGCCACCGACATCCCGGGCAGCACGGTCCCGCCAGTCGCAGAGGACGCCACGCCCGAGCAGTTGGGCGCGCCGCTTCCGCAGGACACCGTCTCACCCGGTGAGAGCGTGGGCACCCCGTTGCCCGCCGCGGTCCAGCAGGCGCCCGCGGCCCCGGCAGCTCCTGCGCCCGCTCCCGCGGCTCCGGCGCCGGGCGCACTCGAGGCGCCGGCCGCACCACCCGCGCCTGCCGCGACGGCACCTGCACCGGGCGGGCCTCCTGCTGCGCCTGTGACGCCGGCGCCTGCGGACGGGGCGACCACGCCCACCGTCCCGGCCGGCAGTGATGCACCGCTGACCGCGGGCGGCATCCCGACGCTCGTGCCCGCGGCGAACGTCCCGACGCCCTGA
- a CDS encoding MFS transporter: protein MTKPADAAQAETARRRKRMDHDHPFYKWIALSNTTLGTLMATINASIVLISLPAIFRGIGLNPLDPANVSYLLWMLMGYLVVTAVLVVLFGRLGDMYGRVRIYNLGFVVFTVAAVALSVDPFDLGGGAVWLIAWRVVQGVGGAMLMASSSAILTDAFPANQRGMALGTNMVSAVAGSFLGLLIGGVLSEWDWRAIFWVGVPVGILGTIWSYRSLKELGVRSPGKLDWAGTLTFGIGLTVLLTGITYGIQPYGDSTTGWTSPFVLGAIIAGIVLLVAFCLIELRVPNPMMNIRLFRSTAFGMGNLAGLMSSVGRGGLQFMLIIWLQGIWLPLHGYSFESTPLWAGIYMLPMTIGFLVSGPLAGSLSDRYGARPFTVGGMVLMAITFVALVMIPVDFDYWLFAVLVFLNGLGGGIFTAPNSAAVMSAVPASERGAASGVRATFFNAGSSLSIGIFFSLMIVGLAGSLPTAMSAGLTEQGVSESVAHEVANLPPVGSLFAAFLGYNPIAELLEPYHALQQPGVNADVLTGQQFFPQLITEPFHAGLTVVFIAAAVMMVIGAIASLFNAGRYGTEAGADNEA from the coding sequence ATGACGAAACCCGCGGACGCCGCGCAGGCCGAAACCGCCCGGCGCCGCAAGCGAATGGACCACGACCACCCGTTCTACAAGTGGATAGCGCTGTCCAACACCACGCTGGGCACCCTGATGGCGACCATCAACGCGTCGATCGTATTGATCTCGCTGCCCGCCATCTTCCGCGGCATCGGCCTCAATCCGCTCGACCCGGCAAACGTCAGCTATCTGCTGTGGATGCTGATGGGCTACCTCGTGGTGACGGCCGTGCTGGTGGTGTTGTTCGGTCGCCTCGGGGACATGTACGGGCGGGTACGGATCTACAACCTGGGCTTCGTGGTGTTCACCGTCGCGGCGGTCGCGCTGTCGGTCGACCCGTTCGATCTCGGTGGGGGTGCGGTGTGGCTGATCGCGTGGCGCGTCGTGCAGGGCGTCGGAGGCGCGATGCTGATGGCGTCGTCGTCGGCGATCCTCACCGACGCCTTCCCCGCCAACCAGCGCGGCATGGCGCTCGGCACCAACATGGTCTCTGCTGTCGCCGGGTCCTTCCTCGGCCTGCTGATCGGCGGTGTGCTCTCGGAGTGGGACTGGCGCGCGATCTTCTGGGTGGGCGTGCCGGTCGGCATCCTCGGCACCATCTGGAGCTACCGCTCGCTCAAGGAACTCGGCGTCCGCAGCCCCGGCAAGCTGGACTGGGCCGGGACACTCACGTTCGGCATCGGGCTGACGGTGCTGCTCACCGGCATCACCTACGGCATCCAGCCATACGGTGACTCGACCACCGGGTGGACCAGTCCGTTCGTGCTCGGAGCGATCATCGCCGGGATCGTCTTGTTGGTCGCGTTCTGCCTCATCGAACTCCGCGTGCCGAACCCGATGATGAACATCCGGCTGTTCCGCTCGACGGCATTCGGCATGGGCAACCTGGCCGGGCTGATGTCGTCAGTCGGCAGGGGCGGCCTGCAGTTCATGTTGATCATCTGGCTGCAGGGGATCTGGCTTCCGTTGCACGGCTACAGCTTCGAGTCCACCCCGCTGTGGGCGGGCATCTACATGCTGCCCATGACCATCGGGTTCCTGGTGTCGGGCCCGCTCGCCGGGTCGCTGTCGGACCGCTACGGCGCCCGCCCGTTCACCGTCGGCGGCATGGTGCTCATGGCCATCACGTTCGTCGCGCTGGTGATGATCCCCGTCGACTTCGACTACTGGCTGTTCGCGGTCCTGGTGTTCCTCAACGGCCTGGGCGGCGGCATCTTCACCGCACCCAACTCCGCGGCCGTGATGTCCGCGGTGCCGGCGAGCGAACGCGGCGCCGCCTCAGGCGTGCGTGCGACGTTCTTCAACGCCGGATCGTCGTTGTCGATCGGCATCTTCTTCTCGTTGATGATCGTCGGCCTCGCCGGATCGCTACCCACCGCGATGAGTGCGGGCCTCACAGAGCAAGGTGTTTCGGAATCGGTCGCACACGAGGTGGCGAATCTGCCGCCGGTGGGCAGCCTGTTCGCGGCGTTCCTGGGATACAACCCGATCGCCGAACTCCTCGAGCCCTACCACGCGTTGCAGCAGCCCGGCGTCAACGCCGACGTGCTGACCGGTCAGCAGTTCTTCCCGCAGTTGATCACCGAACCGTTCCATGCCGGTCTCACGGTCGTGTTCATCGCGGCCGCGGTGATGATGGTGATCGGTGCGATCGCGTCGCTGTTCAACGCGGGCCGGTACGGGACGGAGGCGGGCGCCGACAACGAGGCCTGA
- the thiC gene encoding phosphomethylpyrimidine synthase ThiC: MSDVFVDPSVTPVAAPTVTPTVTTGPITGSTKTYRELHHPGIDAPLRVPFRRVNLTDGDHLDLYDTSGPYTDPDAVIDLDKGLPHRPGVVRDRGTQLQRARAGEITAEMAFIAEREGVSPELVRSEVARGRAVIPANHNHPESEPMIIGKAFGVKVNANIGNSAVTSSIAEEVDKMVWATRWGADTIMDLSTGRDIHLTREWILRNSPVPVGTVPMYQALEKVKGDPTALSWDVYRDTVIEQCEQGVDYMTVHAGVLLRHIPLTVDRVTGIVSRGGSIMAAWCLAHHTESFLYTHFEELCEIFARYDVTFSLGDGLRPGSIADANDAAQFAELRTLGELTTIAKSHGVQVMIEGPGHVPMHKIVENVRLEEELCEEAPFYTLGPLATDIAPAYDHITSAIGAAIIAQAGTAMLCYVTPKEHLGLPNRQDVKDGVIAYKIAAHSADLAKGHPRAQQRDDALSKARFEFRWHDQFALSLDPDTAREFHDETLPAEPAKTAHFCSMCGPKFCSMRITADLKDSIRDAMDQKSAEFAEHGNRVYLPLTS, translated from the coding sequence ATGTCTGATGTTTTTGTCGACCCGTCTGTGACGCCCGTCGCGGCCCCGACTGTGACGCCCACGGTCACAACCGGGCCCATCACGGGAAGCACCAAGACCTATCGGGAGCTGCACCATCCTGGCATCGACGCCCCGTTACGGGTGCCGTTCCGCCGGGTGAACCTGACCGACGGGGACCACCTGGACCTGTACGACACGTCCGGTCCCTACACCGACCCGGACGCCGTCATCGACCTCGACAAGGGCCTGCCCCATCGACCCGGGGTGGTGCGCGACCGCGGCACGCAGCTGCAACGCGCCCGCGCCGGTGAGATCACCGCCGAGATGGCGTTCATCGCCGAGCGTGAAGGCGTTTCCCCCGAGCTCGTGCGGTCCGAGGTGGCCCGTGGCCGTGCGGTGATCCCGGCCAACCACAACCATCCCGAGAGCGAGCCGATGATCATCGGCAAGGCGTTCGGCGTGAAAGTCAATGCCAACATCGGCAATTCGGCCGTCACGTCCTCGATCGCCGAGGAGGTCGACAAGATGGTGTGGGCGACGCGCTGGGGCGCCGACACCATCATGGACCTGTCGACCGGCCGCGACATCCATCTGACGCGTGAGTGGATCCTGCGCAACTCCCCGGTGCCGGTCGGCACCGTGCCCATGTACCAGGCGCTCGAGAAGGTCAAGGGGGATCCGACCGCGCTCAGCTGGGATGTCTACCGCGACACCGTCATCGAGCAGTGCGAGCAGGGTGTGGACTACATGACCGTGCACGCCGGGGTGCTCCTGCGGCACATCCCGCTGACAGTCGACCGGGTCACCGGGATCGTGTCGCGCGGCGGGTCGATCATGGCGGCCTGGTGCCTGGCGCATCACACAGAATCTTTCCTGTACACCCACTTCGAGGAACTGTGCGAGATCTTCGCCCGCTACGACGTGACGTTCTCGCTCGGTGACGGGCTGCGCCCCGGGTCGATCGCCGACGCCAACGACGCGGCCCAGTTCGCCGAGTTGCGCACGCTGGGTGAGCTCACCACGATCGCGAAAAGCCATGGCGTGCAGGTGATGATCGAGGGGCCAGGCCATGTGCCCATGCACAAGATCGTGGAGAACGTGCGCCTGGAGGAGGAACTGTGCGAGGAGGCACCGTTCTACACCCTGGGACCGCTGGCCACCGACATCGCGCCGGCCTACGACCACATCACCTCGGCGATCGGCGCGGCGATCATCGCGCAGGCCGGCACCGCGATGCTGTGCTACGTCACCCCGAAGGAACATCTGGGCCTGCCGAACCGCCAGGACGTCAAGGATGGCGTGATCGCCTACAAGATCGCCGCCCACTCGGCCGATCTGGCGAAGGGCCATCCCCGCGCGCAGCAACGCGACGACGCATTGTCCAAGGCTCGGTTCGAATTCCGGTGGCACGACCAGTTCGCGCTGTCGCTGGACCCTGACACGGCCCGTGAGTTCCACGACGAGACGCTGCCCGCCGAGCCGGCGAAGACCGCACACTTCTGCTCGATGTGCGGGCCGAAGTTCTGCTCCATGCGGATCACGGCCGATCTGAAGGACTCGATCCGTGATGCGATGGACCAGAAATCGGCCGAGTTCGCCGAACACGGAAACCGCGTGTATCTACCGTTGACATCGTGA
- the thiD gene encoding bifunctional hydroxymethylpyrimidine kinase/phosphomethylpyrimidine kinase translates to MELLPLTAPGQTPTRVMTIAGTDSGGGAGIQADLRTFAMLGVHGCVAVAAVTVQNSVGVKGFHEVPVDIIAGQMQVVVEDIGIQAAKTGMLASAEIIDAVADTWRGLGTDAPLVVDPVCASMHGDPLLHPSALDSVRSELFPIASLVTPNLDEVRLITGIEVVDEATQRDAAKALHALGPKWALVKGGHLRTSAQSPDLLYNGTDFYEFEAERIDTTHDHGAGDTLAAAAACALAHGMDMPGAVAFAKEWVTECLRAAYPLGHGHGPVSALFRLHRGA, encoded by the coding sequence GTGGAGCTGCTACCGCTGACCGCCCCGGGGCAGACCCCGACGCGGGTGATGACGATCGCGGGCACCGATTCCGGTGGCGGCGCGGGCATCCAGGCGGACCTGCGCACGTTCGCGATGCTGGGAGTGCACGGCTGCGTCGCAGTTGCGGCCGTCACGGTGCAGAACTCCGTGGGGGTCAAGGGTTTTCACGAGGTCCCGGTCGACATCATCGCGGGCCAGATGCAGGTGGTGGTCGAGGACATCGGTATCCAGGCCGCCAAGACGGGCATGCTGGCGTCTGCGGAGATCATCGACGCGGTCGCCGACACGTGGCGCGGACTGGGCACCGACGCCCCACTGGTCGTCGACCCGGTGTGCGCGTCGATGCACGGTGACCCGCTGCTGCACCCCAGTGCCCTCGACTCGGTTCGCAGCGAGTTGTTCCCGATCGCGTCGCTGGTCACGCCCAACCTCGACGAGGTCCGGCTCATCACCGGTATCGAAGTGGTGGACGAGGCCACGCAACGCGACGCGGCCAAGGCACTGCACGCGCTGGGCCCCAAGTGGGCACTGGTCAAGGGCGGGCACCTGCGCACGTCGGCGCAGAGCCCCGACCTGCTGTACAACGGCACCGACTTCTACGAGTTCGAAGCCGAGCGGATCGACACCACGCACGATCACGGCGCAGGCGACACCCTCGCCGCGGCCGCGGCATGCGCACTGGCACACGGCATGGATATGCCGGGCGCGGTGGCGTTCGCCAAGGAGTGGGTCACCGAATGTCTGCGTGCGGCATATCCGTTGGGCCACGGCCACGGTCCAGTGTCGGCACTGTTCAGGTTGCACCGTGGAGCGTGA
- a CDS encoding alpha/beta hydrolase family protein, giving the protein MERDARRGLEAIAGVAHEPEADPRGVVVLTHGAGGNRDGALLTRICDEWAGRGWLAIRYNLPYRRRRPKGPPSGSAKADQEGVAEAVAFARSLTDGPVLAGGHSYGGRMTSMVAAETGRDTGGMDVLTLFSYPVHPPGKPERARTEHLPNITVPTVFTHGSSDPFGTIDEVTAAAALVTGPTEVVAIDGARHDLGSKTHNVPALAVDAALRLLDIVRA; this is encoded by the coding sequence GTGGAGCGTGACGCGCGCCGAGGTCTCGAGGCCATCGCCGGCGTCGCCCATGAACCGGAAGCCGATCCGCGCGGTGTCGTGGTGCTCACCCACGGCGCGGGTGGCAACCGGGACGGCGCGCTGTTGACCCGGATCTGCGACGAGTGGGCCGGGCGCGGCTGGCTGGCCATCCGCTACAACCTGCCGTACCGGCGGCGCCGTCCCAAGGGCCCGCCGTCGGGATCTGCCAAGGCCGATCAGGAAGGCGTCGCCGAGGCCGTCGCGTTCGCCCGGAGCCTCACCGACGGGCCGGTCCTCGCCGGCGGCCATTCGTACGGAGGGCGGATGACCTCGATGGTGGCCGCCGAGACCGGCCGAGACACCGGCGGTATGGACGTGCTGACCCTGTTCTCGTATCCGGTGCACCCACCCGGTAAGCCCGAGCGGGCCCGCACCGAGCATCTGCCGAACATCACTGTGCCGACCGTGTTCACGCACGGGTCATCGGATCCGTTCGGCACGATCGACGAGGTCACCGCCGCCGCGGCGCTGGTGACCGGACCCACCGAGGTGGTCGCGATCGACGGGGCCCGCCATGACCTCGGGTCCAAGACGCACAACGTCCCGGCCCTCGCGGTCGACGCCGCCCTGAGGTTGCTCGATATCGTCAGGGCATGA